The following proteins come from a genomic window of Melioribacteraceae bacterium 4301-Me:
- a CDS encoding 3-isopropylmalate dehydratase has translation MEKIIKGSVFVLGDNIDTDQIIPAEHLVYSLTDEEESKKYGHFALSGVPLSQAGLPNGGVNFIEGDNYLSQFTIVIAGSNFGCGSSREHAPFALQKAGVKAVVAESYARIFYRNSVDGGFIIPLECNERLNDKIKTGDVVEINLTNYVLKNLDDGKEYRLKDLGDVLPIIQSGGLFEYARNNGMIV, from the coding sequence ATGGAAAAAATAATTAAAGGCAGTGTATTTGTACTTGGCGATAACATAGATACAGATCAAATAATTCCTGCAGAGCATTTAGTTTACAGTTTAACAGATGAAGAAGAGTCCAAAAAATATGGTCACTTTGCACTTTCAGGTGTTCCACTTTCACAAGCTGGATTGCCAAATGGTGGTGTTAATTTTATTGAGGGAGATAACTACCTTTCACAATTTACTATTGTAATTGCAGGGTCAAACTTTGGTTGTGGTTCTTCAAGAGAACATGCACCTTTTGCGTTACAAAAAGCAGGAGTAAAAGCGGTAGTTGCAGAATCCTATGCTAGAATTTTTTACAGAAATTCAGTCGATGGAGGTTTTATTATTCCTCTTGAATGTAATGAAAGGTTGAACGATAAAATAAAAACCGGAGATGTTGTTGAAATAAATCTTACAAATTATGTTTTGAAAAATCTCGATGATGGAAAAGAATATCGACTTAAAGATTTAGGAGATGTACTGCCAATAATCCAAAGTGGAGGCTTATTTGAATACGCTCGTAATAACGGTATGATAGTATAA
- a CDS encoding 2-isopropylmalate synthase: protein MEDRVLIFDTTLRDGEQSPGASLNVYEKLEIAKQLEKLNVDIIEAGFPVSSPAQFEAVKRISGEVGVVIAALARAKEIDIKTAYEAIKDASKKRIHTFSSTSDYHILGKFADERYGKNLSEKRKTILKMSYDMVQYAKTFCDDVEFSAEDAGRTDISYLAEVIEVAIEAGATTVNIPDTTGYTMPSEFGNKIAELRKRVKNIDKAIISVHCHNDLGMAVANSLAGIENGARQVECTINGIGERAGNASLEEIVMALNVRKDLYKYYTNINTKEIYNTSRMVSAFTGIIVQPNKAIVGENAFAHESGIHQDGMLKNRETYEIMVPETVGVPKTKIVLGRHSGRHGLKARLEELGYHVTEDELQKVYEAFIKLADKKKEVFDDDLRMLMGDEVFKKQEHYEIQYMHVNAGTNSIPTATVLIKNHEKEYSDSATGDGPVDALFNAIDRALGFSHTVESYQVRSVTSGREAMGEVLVRIRYKEHSFTGRGISTDIIEASAKAYLNAINQLEIFKAENENLAEEKSVSKVI, encoded by the coding sequence ATGGAAGATAGAGTATTGATATTTGATACAACATTAAGGGATGGCGAACAATCGCCAGGTGCTTCCTTAAACGTCTACGAGAAACTTGAAATTGCTAAGCAGTTAGAAAAACTTAATGTAGATATTATTGAGGCCGGATTTCCAGTCTCTTCGCCCGCACAATTTGAAGCAGTTAAAAGAATTTCTGGCGAAGTTGGTGTTGTAATTGCTGCATTGGCGCGGGCAAAAGAAATAGATATTAAAACTGCTTATGAGGCAATTAAGGATGCATCTAAAAAGAGAATTCATACATTTTCAAGCACATCAGATTATCACATCTTGGGTAAGTTCGCCGATGAACGCTATGGAAAAAATCTATCTGAAAAAAGAAAAACTATATTAAAAATGTCGTACGATATGGTTCAGTATGCAAAAACATTTTGCGATGACGTTGAATTCTCAGCCGAAGATGCCGGCAGAACAGATATTTCCTACCTTGCTGAGGTAATTGAAGTCGCTATTGAAGCCGGTGCAACAACAGTTAATATTCCAGATACAACCGGCTATACAATGCCTTCGGAATTTGGGAATAAAATTGCCGAGTTAAGAAAACGCGTGAAAAATATAGATAAAGCAATAATAAGTGTTCACTGCCATAACGACCTTGGAATGGCTGTCGCTAATTCATTAGCAGGAATTGAAAATGGCGCTCGTCAAGTTGAGTGCACTATTAATGGTATTGGTGAACGTGCCGGTAATGCTTCCCTTGAAGAAATTGTTATGGCACTAAATGTTCGAAAAGACCTTTATAAATATTACACTAACATTAATACAAAAGAAATTTACAATACCAGCAGAATGGTCTCAGCTTTTACGGGAATTATAGTTCAACCAAATAAAGCAATTGTAGGAGAAAATGCTTTTGCTCATGAATCAGGTATTCACCAAGATGGTATGCTTAAAAATAGAGAAACTTACGAAATTATGGTGCCGGAAACTGTCGGCGTGCCGAAAACAAAAATAGTTCTTGGAAGGCATTCAGGTAGACATGGATTAAAAGCTCGCCTTGAAGAATTAGGTTATCACGTAACTGAAGATGAACTTCAAAAAGTTTATGAAGCATTCATTAAACTTGCCGATAAAAAGAAAGAAGTTTTTGATGACGATTTGCGCATGTTAATGGGGGATGAAGTCTTTAAAAAACAAGAACATTACGAAATTCAATACATGCACGTCAATGCAGGAACAAATTCAATCCCTACTGCAACAGTATTAATTAAAAACCACGAAAAAGAGTATTCTGATTCGGCTACGGGCGATGGACCTGTTGATGCTTTGTTTAACGCAATTGACAGAGCTCTTGGTTTTTCTCATACTGTTGAATCCTACCAAGTACGGTCTGTTACTTCAGGAAGAGAAGCAATGGGTGAGGTGCTTGTAAGAATTAGATATAAAGAACATTCATTTACCGGAAGGGGAATTTCAACCGATATTATTGAAGCAAGTGCAAAAGCATATTTAAACGCTATTAATCAATTAGAAATATTTAAAGCCGAAAATGAAAATTTAGCAGAAGAAAAATCAGTATCAAAAGTGATTTGA
- the ilvB gene encoding biosynthetic-type acetolactate synthase large subunit — protein MKKANPILSGADIFFECLKREGVEYIFGYPGGAVLKLYEKLYDIDFLQHILVRHEQGATHMAEGYAKATGKVGVVLVTSGPGATNTVTGIADAYMDSVPIVVFTGQVPSHLIGNDAFQEADIVGITRPITKHNFLVRHVEELAPTIRKAFYIASTGRPGPVLVDLPKDVINSSCEFVYPEEIDIRGYKPNYKGHLNQIKRAAEVISNAKRPLLYVGGGVIISGGSRELALFARENKLPVTMTLQGLGAFPGTDELSLGMLGMHGTYWANQAVNNCDVLVSLGARFDDRVTGKVETFAVNAFKIHVDIDPTCIDKNVIVDLPIVGDVKHVLAELAAEMPKPPAVDEWWEQIYKWKDECPLHYEDNDGRLRTEFIIERLSQKTKGEAVIVTDVGQHQMWTAQYYQFNHPRSNLTSGGLGTMGFSVPASIGASFGVKDRPIISISGDGGFQMNMQELITAAAYKVPVKFIIINNSFLGMVRQWQELFHAEKYSFTDLSNSNPDFVKVGQAFGIESYSTDNPKEVDSLLDKALAVKDRPILIEFKVVKEDMVFPMVPSGASISDMIVKRLNPKGLM, from the coding sequence ATGAAAAAAGCTAACCCAATTCTTAGTGGAGCCGATATATTTTTTGAATGCCTTAAACGTGAGGGTGTAGAATATATTTTTGGCTACCCAGGCGGAGCCGTGCTTAAGCTTTATGAAAAGTTGTACGATATTGATTTTCTGCAACATATTCTGGTTAGACATGAACAAGGTGCAACTCACATGGCTGAAGGTTATGCAAAAGCAACAGGTAAAGTAGGAGTAGTGTTAGTCACCTCTGGACCAGGAGCAACTAACACTGTTACTGGAATCGCTGATGCTTACATGGATTCTGTTCCAATTGTTGTTTTTACTGGTCAAGTGCCTTCCCATTTAATTGGTAACGATGCATTCCAGGAAGCAGATATTGTTGGAATAACTCGTCCAATTACTAAACATAACTTCCTTGTTAGACATGTTGAAGAGTTAGCACCTACAATTAGAAAAGCATTTTACATTGCTTCAACTGGAAGACCTGGACCTGTACTGGTTGATTTACCAAAAGATGTTATCAATTCTTCGTGCGAATTTGTTTATCCTGAAGAGATTGACATTCGTGGATACAAGCCGAATTACAAGGGGCATCTTAATCAAATAAAAAGAGCTGCTGAGGTAATTAGCAATGCAAAAAGGCCGCTACTTTATGTGGGTGGAGGCGTAATTATTTCTGGGGGCTCCCGTGAATTGGCTCTTTTTGCCCGAGAAAATAAATTGCCTGTTACTATGACACTTCAAGGCTTAGGTGCTTTTCCAGGTACAGATGAGTTATCGCTCGGAATGCTTGGAATGCACGGCACTTATTGGGCTAATCAAGCTGTGAATAACTGTGATGTACTTGTTTCTTTAGGAGCTAGATTCGATGATAGAGTAACAGGAAAAGTTGAAACCTTCGCCGTTAATGCTTTCAAAATTCATGTGGATATAGACCCTACATGCATAGACAAAAATGTGATAGTTGACTTGCCAATTGTTGGCGATGTAAAACATGTATTGGCAGAACTTGCAGCTGAAATGCCTAAACCACCTGCAGTAGACGAGTGGTGGGAACAAATTTATAAATGGAAAGATGAATGCCCACTTCATTATGAAGATAACGATGGCAGGTTAAGAACTGAATTTATTATTGAAAGACTTTCTCAAAAAACAAAAGGTGAAGCAGTAATTGTTACTGATGTTGGCCAGCACCAGATGTGGACAGCACAATATTATCAATTCAATCACCCGCGCTCAAATTTAACAAGTGGCGGTTTAGGAACGATGGGATTTTCTGTACCTGCTTCTATTGGGGCTTCTTTTGGAGTTAAAGATAGACCAATTATTTCAATTAGCGGAGACGGTGGCTTCCAAATGAACATGCAAGAATTAATTACTGCTGCCGCTTATAAAGTTCCTGTCAAATTTATAATAATAAATAATAGCTTTTTAGGAATGGTTCGTCAATGGCAAGAACTTTTCCACGCCGAGAAATATAGCTTTACAGATCTTTCTAACAGTAATCCCGACTTTGTTAAAGTTGGTCAAGCTTTTGGAATTGAGTCGTACTCTACAGACAATCCAAAAGAAGTAGACTCGTTATTAGACAAAGCATTAGCTGTTAAAGATAGACCAATCCTAATTGAATTTAAGGTAGTTAAAGAAGATATGGTATTTCCAATGGTACCATCTGGCGCTTCAATTTCAGATATGATAGTAAAAAGATTAAATCCAAAGGGACTGATGTAA
- a CDS encoding aconitase/3-isopropylmalate dehydratase large subunit family protein: MGMTITEKILAKAAGRKSLTPGENVWLNVDVLMTHDVCGPPTIAIWKKEFGANAKIWDKNKLVIFPDHYIFTANKHANRNVEILREFAKEYQIDNYYDVGTDRYKGVCHVALAEEGYNLPGTVLFGTDSHTCTSGAFGMFATGVGNTDAAFILGTGKIWEKVPESMKFTFHGELPKYLTAKDLILQILGDISTDGATYRAMEFDGEAVYQLSMNERMTLTNMAIEAGGMSGIIAADEVTEEYVRQRTSKPYEIFNSDIDAKYHSKYEYNVEEIEPLVAKPHSPDNRDKVINVAGTKLTKCYIGSCTGGKLTDFKFAAQFLFGNSVKVPTFIVPASTEVARQLEIETYNGISLKEIFEKAGCTIAQSSCAACLGGPDDTIGRAVDRDVVISTTNRNFPGRMGSKKSEVYLASPLTVAASAVNGFITDPRDFIS, encoded by the coding sequence ATGGGAATGACTATTACAGAAAAAATACTTGCAAAAGCAGCTGGTAGAAAAAGCCTTACACCAGGTGAAAATGTGTGGCTGAACGTGGATGTCTTGATGACTCACGACGTCTGCGGACCACCTACTATTGCAATATGGAAAAAAGAATTTGGCGCTAATGCCAAAATTTGGGATAAAAATAAGCTGGTGATTTTTCCAGACCACTATATTTTTACCGCAAATAAACATGCAAACAGAAACGTCGAAATACTACGCGAGTTTGCTAAGGAATATCAAATAGATAATTATTACGATGTTGGCACTGATAGGTACAAAGGTGTTTGTCACGTTGCACTTGCTGAAGAAGGCTATAACTTGCCTGGTACGGTTTTGTTTGGGACTGACTCTCATACTTGTACTTCTGGTGCCTTTGGAATGTTTGCTACCGGAGTCGGCAATACCGATGCAGCTTTCATTTTAGGTACAGGAAAAATTTGGGAAAAAGTGCCTGAATCTATGAAGTTTACTTTTCATGGGGAATTACCAAAATACCTTACAGCTAAGGATTTAATACTTCAAATACTTGGTGATATTTCTACAGATGGTGCAACTTACCGCGCAATGGAATTTGACGGCGAAGCAGTTTACCAACTTTCTATGAACGAAAGAATGACGTTAACAAATATGGCAATTGAAGCTGGAGGGATGAGCGGTATTATAGCTGCAGATGAAGTTACAGAAGAATATGTGAGACAAAGAACCAGCAAGCCTTATGAAATATTTAACAGCGACATCGATGCAAAATATCACAGCAAATATGAATATAATGTGGAGGAAATTGAACCGCTTGTAGCAAAACCCCATAGCCCTGATAATCGTGATAAAGTAATAAATGTAGCTGGTACTAAATTGACTAAATGCTATATAGGATCTTGTACTGGTGGTAAGCTAACCGATTTTAAATTTGCAGCACAATTTCTGTTTGGGAATTCTGTTAAAGTACCGACTTTTATTGTTCCAGCAAGTACAGAAGTTGCAAGGCAGCTGGAAATAGAAACTTACAACGGAATCTCTCTTAAGGAAATATTCGAGAAAGCTGGTTGCACAATTGCGCAATCATCTTGTGCAGCATGTCTTGGCGGTCCAGATGACACAATAGGCAGAGCTGTTGATAGAGATGTAGTGATTTCAACTACCAATAGAAATTTTCCCGGAAGAATGGGCAGCAAAAAATCTGAGGTGTATTTAGCGTCACCGTTAACAGTAGCGGCATCAGCAGTCAATGGGTTCATAACTGACCCAAGAGATTTTATCTCCTGA
- the ilvC gene encoding ketol-acid reductoisomerase, whose product MKVYYDNDASLTPLQDKKIAVLGFGSQGHAHSLNLHESGLNVCVGLRPTSSSWQKAEAAGLVVKDIEDAVKWADVIMILLPDQSQKQVYEKQIAPYLKDGDTLVFAHGFNIHYKWIVPPKNVNVMMIAPKSPGHLVRRTYLEGNGVPCLIAVYQDYSGNTKEMALAWAKGIGGTKAGVIETTFKDETETDLFGEQAVLCGGSAELVKAGFEVLTEAGYPPELAYFECMHELKLIVDLYYEGGLSRMNYSVSDTAEYGGMTRGPRVITEETKKVMRQILKDVQNGSFAEEWRKENESGLKLMEKLRKENREHPIEQVGAKLRGMMSWLFKKNKKEEVGV is encoded by the coding sequence ATGAAAGTTTATTATGATAACGATGCATCCTTAACACCATTACAAGATAAAAAAATTGCTGTACTTGGTTTTGGCAGCCAAGGGCATGCACATTCACTTAACTTACACGAAAGCGGACTTAATGTTTGTGTGGGTTTAAGACCCACAAGCTCCTCTTGGCAAAAAGCTGAGGCTGCTGGCTTAGTTGTAAAAGATATTGAAGATGCAGTTAAATGGGCAGACGTAATTATGATTCTTTTGCCGGACCAAAGTCAAAAACAAGTCTACGAAAAACAAATTGCACCATACTTAAAAGATGGCGATACACTTGTATTTGCTCATGGTTTTAATATTCATTACAAATGGATAGTGCCTCCTAAAAATGTAAATGTTATGATGATAGCACCTAAAAGTCCTGGTCACCTTGTAAGAAGAACTTATCTTGAAGGCAACGGAGTACCTTGCTTAATTGCTGTGTACCAGGATTATTCTGGCAATACAAAAGAAATGGCTCTTGCTTGGGCAAAAGGAATTGGCGGAACAAAAGCTGGGGTTATTGAAACGACCTTTAAAGACGAAACAGAAACAGACCTTTTTGGCGAACAAGCCGTTCTTTGCGGTGGCTCTGCTGAGCTTGTTAAAGCCGGTTTTGAAGTTTTGACTGAGGCGGGCTATCCACCAGAACTCGCTTACTTTGAATGTATGCACGAGTTAAAATTAATTGTAGATCTTTACTATGAAGGCGGCCTTTCAAGAATGAACTATTCTGTTAGTGATACGGCTGAATACGGCGGAATGACTAGAGGACCGAGAGTTATAACAGAAGAAACAAAAAAAGTAATGCGACAAATTTTGAAAGATGTTCAAAATGGAAGTTTCGCTGAAGAATGGCGTAAAGAAAATGAATCAGGTTTAAAATTGATGGAAAAGTTAAGAAAAGAAAATCGTGAGCACCCAATAGAACAAGTAGGTGCAAAATTAAGAGGTATGATGTCTTGGCTCTTTAAGAAAAATAAAAAGGAGGAAGTGGGTGTATGA
- the ilvN gene encoding acetolactate synthase small subunit — protein sequence MKHTISVLVENHFGAFDRVATMFSGKGFNIKSISIGETEINEVSRMTIVTEGDDQIIDQVVKQLNRLIDTIKVVDLTGSNHIERELALITVGLQKGGMDEIKNICDIFRGKIVDINNKTMMLEITGPPDKIDAAVNVLSPFGIKEVARSGTVALKRGEQAKFQKKELSTN from the coding sequence ATGAAACATACAATTTCAGTATTAGTTGAAAATCATTTTGGAGCTTTTGACCGCGTGGCTACAATGTTCAGCGGCAAAGGATTTAATATCAAAAGTATTTCTATTGGAGAAACTGAAATTAACGAGGTATCAAGAATGACCATTGTTACTGAAGGCGACGACCAGATTATTGACCAAGTAGTAAAACAACTAAACAGATTAATCGACACAATAAAAGTTGTTGACCTTACCGGCTCTAATCATATTGAACGTGAACTCGCTTTAATTACTGTCGGCCTTCAAAAAGGCGGTATGGATGAAATAAAAAATATCTGCGATATATTCAGAGGTAAAATTGTTGATATTAACAATAAGACGATGATGCTCGAAATTACTGGTCCCCCAGATAAAATTGATGCTGCGGTAAATGTTTTATCGCCTTTCGGTATTAAAGAAGTTGCTAGATCGGGTACAGTTGCACTTAAAAGAGGTGAGCAAGCAAAATTTCAAAAAAAAGAATTATCAACAAATTAA
- the ilvD gene encoding dihydroxy-acid dehydratase encodes MRSDLIKKGFEKAPHRSLLKATGVIKSEEDFNKPFIGICNSYTDLIPGHVHLQEFGKVIKEAVREAGGVPFEFNTIGVDDGIAMGHLGMRFSLASRELIADSVETVAEAHRLDGLVCIPNCDKIVPGMLMAAARLNIPTIFISGGPMKAGKTSTGEKVDLISVFEGVGKFNSGEINSEQLKELENVSCPTCGSCSGMFTANSMNCLMEALGIALPGNGSILAVDPKRIELAKQAAKQIIYLVNNDIKPSDIFTRQAFRNAFALDMAMGGSTNTILHSLAIALEAGFEFDLKELNEIASKVPYICKVSPASKTVHMEDVDQAGGISAILKELSKLNGVIDTTCLTVTGKTLGENIKNAEIKNTDVIRTVDNPYSKVGGLAVLFGNLAPEGSIVKTGAVEPSMLVHKGPARIYESQESALEGILNGEVQPGDVVVIRYEGPSGGPGMPEMLSPTSAIMGMGLGDKVALITDGRFSGGTRGACIGHVSPEAAARGPIAALRNGDIISIDIPNHSLNVELPQSEIEKRLSELPPFVPKIKKGYLGRYAEMVTSASKGAILKTIN; translated from the coding sequence GTGCGGTCAGATTTAATTAAAAAGGGTTTTGAAAAAGCACCTCATAGAAGCTTGTTAAAAGCAACCGGCGTTATTAAGTCAGAAGAAGATTTTAACAAGCCTTTTATTGGAATTTGCAATTCATACACGGATTTAATTCCAGGTCATGTGCATCTCCAAGAATTTGGAAAAGTAATTAAAGAAGCAGTAAGAGAAGCAGGTGGCGTTCCTTTTGAATTTAATACTATTGGTGTTGACGATGGAATTGCTATGGGTCATCTTGGAATGCGGTTTTCTTTGGCAAGTAGAGAATTAATTGCTGATAGCGTGGAAACTGTTGCAGAAGCCCATAGACTCGATGGACTTGTTTGCATTCCAAATTGTGATAAGATTGTTCCGGGTATGCTAATGGCTGCTGCTCGTTTGAATATACCAACTATTTTTATATCGGGTGGACCAATGAAAGCAGGCAAGACCTCGACCGGCGAAAAAGTGGATTTGATAAGTGTTTTTGAAGGAGTTGGAAAATTTAATTCTGGTGAAATTAACTCCGAACAATTAAAAGAGCTCGAGAATGTAAGCTGTCCAACCTGCGGTTCGTGTTCTGGTATGTTCACCGCAAATTCAATGAATTGTTTGATGGAAGCTTTAGGCATAGCTCTTCCAGGCAATGGCTCTATTTTAGCTGTTGACCCCAAAAGAATTGAATTAGCTAAACAAGCTGCTAAACAAATTATCTACCTTGTGAATAATGATATTAAACCCTCAGATATTTTTACACGCCAGGCTTTTAGAAATGCTTTTGCACTCGATATGGCAATGGGTGGAAGTACTAATACTATTTTACATTCTCTTGCAATTGCACTTGAAGCCGGGTTTGAGTTTGACTTAAAAGAATTAAATGAAATTGCATCCAAAGTGCCATATATCTGTAAAGTTAGTCCAGCCTCTAAAACAGTTCACATGGAAGATGTTGACCAAGCCGGAGGAATTTCTGCAATATTAAAAGAACTCTCCAAATTAAATGGGGTTATCGATACTACATGTTTAACAGTTACCGGTAAAACTCTTGGCGAGAACATAAAAAATGCTGAAATAAAAAATACAGACGTTATTCGTACAGTAGATAACCCATATTCAAAAGTAGGGGGCTTGGCTGTTCTTTTCGGAAATCTTGCACCCGAGGGCTCAATTGTTAAAACAGGAGCAGTTGAACCTTCAATGCTTGTTCATAAAGGTCCAGCAAGAATTTACGAATCACAAGAAAGTGCTTTAGAAGGAATTTTAAATGGTGAAGTTCAACCTGGAGATGTGGTTGTTATTCGGTACGAGGGACCAAGCGGCGGTCCCGGAATGCCTGAAATGTTAAGTCCTACAAGCGCAATTATGGGAATGGGTTTGGGCGATAAAGTAGCCTTGATTACTGACGGGAGATTTTCAGGTGGAACAAGAGGTGCTTGTATTGGGCATGTATCACCAGAAGCTGCTGCAAGAGGTCCAATTGCTGCCCTTCGAAACGGAGATATAATTTCAATAGATATTCCTAATCATTCATTAAATGTTGAACTCCCCCAGTCTGAAATTGAAAAAAGGCTGAGTGAACTTCCACCTTTTGTACCAAAAATTAAAAAAGGATATTTAGGCAGGTACGCTGAAATGGTTACATCTGCTAGTAAAGGGGCAATTTTAAAAACAATTAATTAA
- the leuB gene encoding 3-isopropylmalate dehydrogenase: MTKRITLLPGDGIGPEVIESAVKVLKYVAEKFSVEFELVERPIGGISYDKYGTPLTDETLQTCYDSDAVLLGAVGGYKWENLEHHLKPEAALLKLRKSLGLFANIRPAKVFSSLVDASSLKKEVVEGTDFVVFRELTGGIYFGEPRGINTEKAWNTMVYSKNEIERIAKMAFETAIKRKGIVTSVDKANVLEVSQFWRKVVESVSKEYPTVRLKNMYVDNAAMQIVKDPKQFDVILTSNLFGDILSDIAGMITGSLGMLPSASIGTKYALYEPVHGSAPDIAGQNIANPIAAISSVAMMLEYSFDMYKASELIIEAINRTLEEGYRTADIGTEGSKIVSTKEITSVILTKFEEIYNEQALGVFTL, from the coding sequence ATGACTAAGAGAATAACATTATTGCCTGGCGACGGAATTGGTCCTGAAGTAATTGAATCGGCAGTTAAAGTATTGAAATATGTTGCTGAAAAATTTAGTGTTGAGTTTGAGTTGGTTGAAAGACCAATAGGCGGTATTTCATACGATAAGTACGGAACACCTTTAACTGATGAAACATTGCAAACTTGTTACGATTCTGATGCAGTTTTGCTTGGTGCTGTAGGCGGATATAAATGGGAAAATCTTGAGCACCATTTAAAACCAGAAGCTGCTTTACTTAAACTTAGAAAGTCACTAGGCCTGTTCGCAAATATCCGTCCAGCTAAAGTTTTTTCATCTTTAGTCGACGCCTCTTCATTAAAAAAAGAAGTAGTTGAAGGAACTGATTTTGTAGTTTTCCGTGAGCTTACAGGTGGAATTTACTTCGGAGAACCAAGAGGTATTAACACAGAAAAAGCCTGGAACACAATGGTCTATTCTAAAAATGAAATTGAAAGAATAGCAAAAATGGCATTCGAAACAGCTATAAAAAGAAAGGGAATTGTTACATCAGTAGATAAAGCAAATGTGCTTGAAGTATCTCAGTTCTGGCGAAAAGTAGTTGAAAGTGTAAGCAAAGAATACCCAACAGTACGACTTAAAAATATGTATGTCGATAATGCAGCAATGCAAATTGTAAAAGACCCCAAACAATTCGATGTCATCCTTACATCAAATTTATTTGGCGATATTCTTAGCGATATAGCTGGAATGATCACAGGAAGTTTAGGAATGCTTCCATCTGCGAGTATAGGTACTAAGTATGCTTTATATGAACCTGTTCATGGGAGTGCGCCAGATATTGCTGGACAAAATATTGCCAACCCAATTGCAGCTATTTCTTCTGTTGCTATGATGCTCGAATACTCATTTGATATGTATAAAGCATCTGAACTTATTATTGAAGCAATAAATAGAACATTGGAAGAAGGTTATCGAACAGCAGACATTGGAACTGAAGGCAGTAAGATAGTTAGCACTAAGGAAATTACCTCTGTTATTCTAACCAAATTTGAAGAAATTTATAATGAGCAGGCATTGGGTGTATTTACTCTTTAA